The following nucleotide sequence is from Agromyces sp. SYSU T00194.
GGCTGACCGCGCGGAGGGCGGGGCCGGGCGTCCGCCCTCCGCGAGCGGCCGCGCTCGTGGATTCGTCCAGTCCGCGCATCCGTGGTTTGTGCGCGTCCGATACCCTGCCCGGCATACGTGTCGGGCACACTGGATGCATGGCCAACCTCCGCGTCCACTCCGATCGGCTCGAGCTGCAGCTCACCGCCGCGGAGAAGTCGCTCGCCTTCCGGCGGTCCGACGTGGTGGTCCAGCGCGAGGACATCCGCTCGGCGATCATCACCGACGACCCCTGGATCTGGGTGCGCGGCATCCGCCACCGCGGCTCGGTCGTGCCGCTCGTCGTCGCGGTCGGGGAGTGGAAGTCGCACGGCGGCATCGACTTCGTGCTGGTCAAGGGCAAGCGCCAGGCCGTGGTGCTCGACGTCGACGGCGAGGACTACTCGCGGCTCGTCGTCAGCACGAACCGCGCGGCCGAGCTCATCGAGTCGCTGAAGCTCGCCGACGCGGCGACGCCCGAGGAGTAGCCCGCTCCGCCCCGGCGGGGCATCCGCTCGCCCGTCAGGCGAACAGGAACAGCACGAACCCGATCAGCGGCAGCGTGCCCTGCACCAGCGCGGGCCGCACGTAGCCGCGCCCCGAGGTCACCAGCACGGTCGCCGCGAGCACCATGCATGCGGTCGTGAACAGCGCGAGCGCGACCCCCGCCTCGACGAGCCCGACCCAGTAGAGGACGAGGCCGAGCCCCGCGCCCATGCCCAGGAAGAGGTTGTAGAAGCCCTGGTTGTAGGCCATCGGGCGCAGCGTGTCGGCATCCTCCTGGCTGCGCACGCCGAAGATGCGCCAGGTCGACGGCTTCGACCAGCGCACGCTCTCGAGCACGAAGATGTACCCGTGCAGCAGGGCGGCGAGGGCGACGACGATGCTCGCGATGACGGCCATGGCGCCAGCGTAGTCCCGGACCTCCCCGTCGGGGGGTGAGCGGCCCGCACGTGAATTCCCGGCAAGCAATGCGTGCGCGTCGGTGCATTGTCGTCGTCGCGGGCGGACCTCATGCTGGTGGGGTGCACGTGCCCGCGCGCGCACGCCCGAGCACCAGGAGGTCATCGATGACGACGAGCACGCTGCCGAATCTGATCGGGGGTGAGTTCGTCGATGCGGCGCCCGGTGCCTCGATCGACGTCACGAATCCCGCCGACGGCGCCATCGTGGGCGCGGTGCCCGCGCTGACGGCGGAGGACCTCGGCGCGGTGTTCGACGCCGCCGAGGCGGGTGCGCGCACGTGGCGCGCCGCGGGGCCGCTCGCGCGAGGTCGCATCCTGCTCGACGCGGCCGGCCTGATCCGCGCGGAGGCCGCCGACCTCGCGGAGCTGATCGTCGCAGAGATGGGCAAGACCCGCGCCGAGGCCACCATCGAGGTGGCGAAGTCGGCGGAGTTCTTCGAGTACTACGGCGGGCTCGGCCGCCAGCCGTTCGGCGAGCTCGTGCCCGACGCCCGCCCCGGCACCTTCGCCATGCAGACCCGGGAGCCGGTCGGCGTGGTCGTGCTGATCACGCCGTGGAACGACCCGCTGCTGACCCCGGCGCGCAAGCTCGCACCGGCGCTCATCTCCGGCAACGCCGTGGTCATCAAGCCCGCGACCGAGACGCCGTTGATCACGCTGCGCCTCGCCGAGATCCTGCACCGCGCGGGCCTGCCCGCCGGTGCGCTCGGCACGGTCACCGGCCGCGGCTCGCAGATCGGCGACGCGCTCGTCGCCGACCCGCGGATCGCCGCCGTGTCGTTCACCGGGTCGACCGAGGTGGGGCTGGCGCTCCAGCGCTCGATGGCCGGTCGCGGCGTGCGCGTGCAGACCGAGATGGGCGGCAAGAACGCGGCCGTCGTGCTCGCCGACGCCGACCTCGACCTCGCGGTGCCCGTGCTCGTCGCCGGCAGCTTCGGCCAGGCCGGCCAGCGCTGCACCGCGACGAGCCGCCTCATCGTCGAACGCCCGGTCGCCGACGAGGTGCGTACGCGCCTCGCCGAGGCGATCGAGCGGCTGCGGGTGGGCGCGGGCGGGGCCGACGGCACCGACATGGGCCCGGTCGTGAGTCGCACCGCCCAGGAGGACATCCGCCGGCGGGTCGCCGCCGGGCTCGACGAGGGTGCCGAGGTGGTCGGGCGGGCACCGGTCGACCCGGGGCTGCTCGAATCGGGATGCTTCGTCGAGCCCCTGCTCGTCACCGCGGAGCGCGGCAACAGCCTGTGGCGCGAGGAGGTCTTCGGTCCGGTGCTCACCATGCTCGTCGTCGACTCGATCGACGAGGCCGTCGCCGCGGTCAACGACTCCGCCTAC
It contains:
- a CDS encoding DUF1304 domain-containing protein, which translates into the protein MAVIASIVVALAALLHGYIFVLESVRWSKPSTWRIFGVRSQEDADTLRPMAYNQGFYNLFLGMGAGLGLVLYWVGLVEAGVALALFTTACMVLAATVLVTSGRGYVRPALVQGTLPLIGFVLFLFA
- a CDS encoding aldehyde dehydrogenase family protein gives rise to the protein MTTSTLPNLIGGEFVDAAPGASIDVTNPADGAIVGAVPALTAEDLGAVFDAAEAGARTWRAAGPLARGRILLDAAGLIRAEAADLAELIVAEMGKTRAEATIEVAKSAEFFEYYGGLGRQPFGELVPDARPGTFAMQTREPVGVVVLITPWNDPLLTPARKLAPALISGNAVVIKPATETPLITLRLAEILHRAGLPAGALGTVTGRGSQIGDALVADPRIAAVSFTGSTEVGLALQRSMAGRGVRVQTEMGGKNAAVVLADADLDLAVPVLVAGSFGQAGQRCTATSRLIVERPVADEVRTRLAEAIERLRVGAGGADGTDMGPVVSRTAQEDIRRRVAAGLDEGAEVVGRAPVDPGLLESGCFVEPLLVTAERGNSLWREEVFGPVLTMLVVDSIDEAVAAVNDSAYGLSSAVFTRSLDAAFRFVDAVDTGQVSVNQPTSGWDIHHAFGGFKESGSPFKEQGTEALRFYTRVKTAAVRTH